A genomic window from Desulfobacterales bacterium includes:
- a CDS encoding outer membrane beta-barrel protein: protein MKNLLKKLIIILFLIMFLDSSIHAQEEYIGPLGGDLSFSPMFSYSQIKISPGDTKSNSASLDITIDYYITRQLSLGVTATMQGNGESISDSQTLGFMGEATYHLQYGKNTRIAPYIGGGAGTITTKTESQSQNATAYDFFVGIDYYINEKTSFNMKVKNILYTIPSEGWGQEDMKYNLSQLLIGLKIIF, encoded by the coding sequence ATGAAAAATTTATTAAAAAAATTAATAATTATTTTATTTTTAATAATGTTTTTAGATTCATCAATTCATGCTCAGGAAGAGTATATTGGTCCTTTAGGAGGCGATTTAAGTTTTAGTCCTATGTTTAGTTATAGCCAGATAAAAATATCTCCTGGCGATACAAAAAGTAATTCTGCTTCATTGGATATTACTATTGATTATTATATAACACGCCAATTATCTCTTGGAGTTACTGCAACTATGCAAGGAAACGGAGAAAGCATATCTGACTCACAAACTCTTGGTTTTATGGGGGAAGCTACATATCATCTTCAATATGGAAAAAATACGCGGATAGCTCCTTATATTGGTGGTGGGGCAGGAACGATAACGACTAAAACAGAAAGCCAGAGTCAAAACGCAACTGCTTACGATTTTTTTGTAGGGATAGACTATTATATAAATGAGAAAACTTCTTTTAATATGAAAGTGAAAAATATACTTTATACTATACCCTCTGAAGGTTGGGGGCAAGAAGATATGAAATATAATTTATCACAATTGCTGATAGGTCTTAAAATTATTTTTTAA